In Papaver somniferum cultivar HN1 chromosome 1, ASM357369v1, whole genome shotgun sequence, a genomic segment contains:
- the LOC113287820 gene encoding phosphatidylinositol transfer protein 3-like, with product MFRIKQTPNQENESAQKDAKVKELKTLIGPLSGRSLQYCTDACIRRYLEARNWNVDKAKKMLEESLKWRSTYKPEDTRWNEVAHEGETGKVYRANFHDRCGRTVLILRPGMQNTAVAETQIRHLVYLIENAILNLPEGQEQMSWLIDFTGWSLNTNVPIRTARESVNVLQNHYPERLSVAFLYNPPRIFEAFWKIVKYFLDPKTIQKVKFVYPNKKDSVELMKSYFDMDNLPIELGGKANMQYDHEEFSRMMAEDDVKSATFWSGSDNNKLAVVSKGYSGGAEVVPEPLALAPPAS from the exons ATGTTTCGCATAAAGCAGACTCCTAATCAGGAAAATGAATCTGCCCAGAAAGATGCCAAG GTGAAGGAGCTCAAGACACTGATTGGGCCACTTTCTGGACGTAGTTTACAGTACTGTACTGATGCATGCATAAGGAGATATTTAGAAGCTCGGAATTGGAACGTTGACAAGGCAAAAAAAATGTTGGAGGAGTCTCTTAAATGGAGGTCAACGTATAAGCCTGAGGACACCCGCTGG AATGAGGTAGCACATGAAGGTGAGACTGGCAAAGTGTATAGAGCCAACTTTCACGATCGATGTGGGAGGACAGTTCTCATATTACGACCAGGAATGCAG AATACAGCTGTAGCTGAAACTCAGATCCGCCATTTAGTATATCTTATCGAGAATGCTATCCTCAACCTTCCTGAAGGTCAAGAGCAGATGTCTTGGTTGATAGATTTCACTGGATGGTCATTGAACACCAATGTCCCCATCAGAACTGCACGGGAATCGGTGAATGTTTTACAGAATCACTACCCTGAGAGGCTCTCTGTTGCGTTTCTCTACAATCCCCCAAGGATTTTTGAAGCATTTTGGAAG ATTGTTAAATACTTTCTGGATCCGAAAACAATCCAGAAGGTAAAATTTGTATACCCAAATAAAAAAGATAGTGTGGAGCTTATGAAGTCATACTTTGATATGGATAACCTTCCTATCGAGTTAGGTGGAAAGGCTAATATGCAGTATGACCACGAAGAGTTTTCAAGAATGATGGCCGAGGACGATGTAAAATCTGCAACCTTTTGGAGTGGATCTGATAATAATAAGCTCGCTGTTGTAAGTAAGGGATATTCAGGAGGAGCAGAGGTAGTTCCAGAGCCATTGGCCCTTGCACCACCCGCCAGCTGA
- the LOC113287803 gene encoding uncharacterized protein At1g01500-like produces the protein MMESSYETVNGNEVADSGHKVIRNSQYPSPRSKASSPWFEMRVFYVRISNCEVDSSTPEYLTLNHIPLAHDTLLEVNGGRSSMFSDGVTSQLRRDRVDKKSEEATFVSTDSIRMTGSVKFEVFDREDLVLSGVLELSNCNGFVGESKNHSKQWNMNCQSEITSASAFFKGKQSESHSPTIEVYVAGCFSGTPIILTKTLHINFRRKHTRKGMLDSIPEYETTESKKDVDSELPLQISGYRDYKPDNDEDYNSLYMREEYIEGDDGELSWFNAGVRVGVGIGLGVCLGVGIGVGLLVRTYQTTTRTFKRRLI, from the exons ATGATGGAGAGTTCTTATGAGACGGTGAATGGTAATGAAGTGGCTGATTCCGGCCATAAAGTCATTAGGAATTCTCAGTATCCATCTCCTCGGAGCAAAGCTTCATCGCCTTGGTTTGAAATGAGAGTATTCTATGTGAGGATTAGTAATTGCGAGGTTGATAGTTCAACTCCGGAATATCTAACACTTAATCATATCCCGCTTGCTCATGATACCTTACTTGAAGTCAATGGTGGGAGGAGTAGTATGTTTTCTGATGGAGTCACTTCGCAACTTAGAAGGGATCGGGTTGACAAGAAATCGGAAGAAGCTACTTTTGTGAGCACAGATAGTATAAGAATGACAGGAAGTgtgaagtttgaagtttttgataGAGAAGATCTTGTGCTCTCTGGGGTCCTGGAATTGTCCAATTGTAATGGTTTTGTCGGCGAATCAAAAAACCATAGCAAGCAGTGGAATATGAATTGTCAATCGGAAATAACATCGGCTTCGGCCTTTTTTAAGGGTAAACAATCTGAATCGCACTCGCCAACGATTGAAGTTTATGTTGCTGGTTGTTTCTCAGGAACTCCAATCATTTTGACTAAAACTCTACATATAAATTTCCGGAGGAAGCATACAAGGAAAGGAATGTTAGATTCAATACCAGAATACGAAACGACGGAATCAAAGAAAGATGTAGATTCTGAACTTCCATTGCAG ATATCAGGATACCGGGACTACAAAccagacaacgacgaagattatAACAGCTTGTACATGAGGGAAGAATATATAGAAGGAGATGATGGTGAATTATCATGGTTCAATGCCGGGGTGAGAGTAGGAGTTGGGATCGGGCTCGGCGTTTGCCTTGGAGTTGGAATTGGAGTAGGTTTGCTGGTCCGCACATACCAAACAACTACAAGAACTTTCAAAAGGCGACTGATATAG